A region of the Antedon mediterranea chromosome 4, ecAntMedi1.1, whole genome shotgun sequence genome:
TTATTAATGAGTACGGGGTGAAGAGATCTATGAGAGATCAGGTTAACCTTTCAATTGGGgattaaagattaataaaatcagactttaaatggcccattttgaagttttaataaagttattcacttctgtaaaataatataaaaagacaaacgTAACTAACCAAACACCATTGTccgacagacaatttaagtattttttgctttaaattacattttttcagataaattattttttttttcggtttACAACTGGTCTATTCAATTGACTCGCacaatattagtattactattttaaagaaatttaaaattgcaattttcattttaatttctaGTCTTTGTGAAGAGACACTTACTTCAATTGACCTTATTTGCAGATTGACCTTACTTCCAGGCCAGCTTGTTCCATTACCAATCAAAGATCTTGCAACTGGATGTAGGGAAAAAaagaatgatatatatatatagtattatatttgcCTTATTATTAGGTCTCAACTTTTCATGTACGTGTATAATGTACATGTGAGGCCGATGATGTCTAATactaaaaattgtaatttctattgtgccaaaattaaataaatcaaatcaaatgaaTAAATCAATAATGAGCCACAGACACAAGCAATAATATGGCAGGTAGATACAATAATCTAGATCTTACAAACAGTACTGTATAGAAATTGTATAGGGATGTGTCCCTGTCTCACAAACCATTTTATACATGTcttagataaataataatagatctgtgcaggaaaaatatttgttcatgatgttctttaaaaattaaaaaattaccttTTTGCTCACTAAATATCACAATTGCTTTATTTTGCATTGTTTTAACATGCTCTATTTCACCACCTCCATTATTAGGTTTGTGAAGTATCATTGCTAACTGGTATTTCGTCTCTCCAGGTGATTCATATTCTCTAAACCCCTCCACCACTACAGCGTTTTTTAAGCTTATTCTAGCAttctgctttaaaaaaaaatataaacataccatataagatacaaaaaaaaccatTCTATTATTCAATAATAGCTCAATATTTcggtatttattataataatagccTGGTAACGTTTGTGGAGGACCtggatgtatttttgtttttttgggtatttatttatttattatcttgttTTCCTTTTGATGTTGTTTGTACAATTTTGCAAGAGTACAGTGCTATGTAAATTAGTGctttataaagaaataaaattaaagaataaatgaaaaatctacttaaataacataaacattaaataatttcatgtttttgagagCATTGTTTTACCAGATGCACAAAATGATTTATGGTTAATAGAATTGTTTGTAATTTACCCACACCCAATAACTTTCAATTTGCAAGTCTTACAACTATTAGTTCTCTCATGTCTGGggttataaacacatttttattcaattccaacaatttaatattttcaagaaCAGTTTGATGACAAAATAATGCACCCATTACACTTACATGtgtcttgatttttttttcagtactGTTTCGAGCAACTTCACTACTTGTTGGAGGTTTTGACCAAATTACTGCATTTATTTGACCCATTATTTCCTGGGTAGCTTCAGAATCAATATTAACAAGCCTTATTTCCTTTAAACATCTTGCCTTGTCCACTTTTACAAACTCCTTAATAGAAACTGCCAATGCCTTAGCACATTGTTGCTTTTTTCCTCCAAAATTTCCAGAGCTAATAAGGGGTATAGAAATGGATGAGGCTTCAAGATTTGAATCTGCATACTCAAGGCAATTAAAAAATGTCATCTCTAGGAGAGCCTGAAATGCTTGTTTCATTTTATATGTTGGTCCAACAGCATGTATGACATATTTTGCTTTGAGATTGTATCCACGAGTATGCAACATTTCTCCTACTTCTAACTGGTGATCTTTAAGACTTCTTAACTTTTCCTGCCCTTCCTTGTTAATTTCGTTACCAGCTTTCACTGCAATTGCTTTTGCAACACCACCGTTATGTTTAAGTTCGCCATTTGCTGCATTAACAAGGACTTCAGCATCTTCTAAGGTAATGTCAtcttgttttataataattttgatcCCTCTTCCAACTGTAATTTCTGAAAGCAGTGGATCAGATGAACTTTCTGATAATCCTGCTTGATCACTGACAATTTTAAGATGTCTCTCTTCAGCAGGAATTCCTAAtgcttgtttaaatattttctttgcTTGTTTTACATCATTTTCCTCTCCAACAAACACTACATTACTATCATCATCGTCGTGTAGAAGTAAAATGtttctcttttcttttcttGTATTTCTCAAGGCATTTTTTATGTCTTGTTGGGCTTTATTTTCCACAGAAACTTTCTGACATTGTACACTATTATGTACTTTTTGGTAAAGATCAATGAATTTAGCTTCACCTAAAGATCTATTTTCTTCATCTCCACCTCTTTTAGATACAACACCAAGATTCTGTTCAAATTTATCCTCAAGCCATAAGATGTTgatcttatattttttttcaatttctttaagtTCTTTTTCTTTGAATTTAATTAGGAATTGATATATTTCATTGTGCACTGTAAGATAACCTGATCTATCTACCGTTTTCTTTGAAGCAACTTTAGCTGTTTTTTGTTGGCTTTCATCAATGTTCTTTTGCCGTTTCTCATCAGGTTTTCTTTGATCACCTTTCTGATTCTTGGTATCTGCGTTGGCCTTACTTTTTTCTTTAGAATAATTAGCATTTGATTCATCAATATTTGGGTTTTGGATTTTATGACTTGGTAAATTACCCTGTTTCTTTCCATTAACTTTTCCTTGATTTGGTTGACCTGCAttatctgtaggcctatgtcCATCGTTGTCCCCCTCATTGTGAGTACCTGATCTATCTACATCttgttttttaacttttttttgttggttttgtgAACTTGCATCACCATTTTTATGCAGCTTCCCTCCAGGTTTTGATTCACATGCATTATCTATTTGTCCGTTCCTTTCCTCCCCCTCCATCCCCTTcccttttaaaatgatttgcTTGAACTCAGTAGAACTTACTGCATTTTCCTTACCATCTTCAGCATCTTGCAAATTTTCCTCCTTCCCTTGATGTGTGTGGCCTGCATTATCAATTTGATCTATTGAGGTTCTTTCTTTACTCTCTTGACATGTAGCCTGCATATTTCCAACCTCTTCATTGTCAACACCACTTATACTACCAGGAATACTCTGATGTGTATTTCCTTTTTCTGATGTTGCTTTAGCGCCTTTGCTCTGAGTGACATGTTCATCAGCTGTTACCTTTCCTCTTTTTTGTGCctcatttttaccattttgaGTACCATGGGATTTTTCATCTATTACAGGATCTACGCTCTTGTGGTTTTGTCCATTTGTGCCATCTGTATGGCTACTATTGTCACCTACTTTGTATAGATCCTCATCATCCTTCTTATCTACAGTCTTGTGGTTTTGTCCATTTGTGCCATCTGTATGGCTACTATTGTCACCTACTTCGTATAGATCCTCATCATCCTTCTTATCTACAGTCTTGTGGTTTTGTCCATTTGTGCCATCTCTATGGCTACTATTGTCACCTACTTTGTATAGATCCTCATCATCCTTCTTATCTACAGTCTTGTGGTTTTGTCCATTTGTGCCATCTGTATGGCTACTATTGTCACCTACTTCGTACAGATCCTCATCATCCTTCTTATCTACAGTCTTGTGGTTTTGTCCATTTGTGCCATCTGTATGGCTACTATTGTCACCTACTTCGTATAGATCCTCATCATCCTTCTTATCTACAGTCTTGTGGTTTTGTCCATTTGTGCCATCTCTATGGCTACTATTGTCACCTACTTCGTATAGATCCTCATCATCCTTCTTATCTACAGTCTTGTGGTTTTGTCCATTTGTGCCATCTGTATGGCTACTATTGTCACCTACTTCGTATAGATCCTCATCATCCTTCTTATCTACAGTCTTGTGGTTTTGTCCATTTGTGCCATCTCTATGGCTACTATTGTCACCTACTTTGTATAGATCCTCATCATCCTCCTTCTCATCTACAGTCTTGTGGTTTTGTCCATTTGTGCCATCTGTATCGCTACTATTGTCATCTTTCCCATATAGATcttcatcctcatcatcatcagtcTTGATCTTCTTAACCCTTTGATCATCTTTGACATCCATTTTGTTAGTCCCACACTCGCTCTCTTTGTCATTTTTACTTCCACTGATTTTCCTTTTATTGGCTTGATCACTTGTTACATTGTTTGACTCTGGTTCAGTGGGTGTGTCTTTCTTATCATTTCCCTCCTTCCCTTGATGTGTGTGACCTCTATTATCAATTTGATCTTTTGAGATTCTTTCTTTCTTCTCTGGTCCAGTGGGTGTGTCTTTCTTATCATTTCCCTCCTTCCCTTGATGTGTGTGACCTCCATTATCAATTTGATCTTTTGAGATTCTTTCTTTCTTCTCTGGTTCAGTGGGTGTGTCCTTCTTACCATTTTTCTCCATCTCTTGATGTGTGTGACCTCCATTATCAATTTGATCTTTTGAGATTCTTCCTTTCTTCTCTGGTTCAGTGGATGTGTCTTTCTTACCATTTTCCTCCTTTTTATATGTGTGACCTCCATTATCAATTTGATCTTTTGAGATTCTTTCATTTTTCTCTGGTTCAGTGGGTGTGTCTTTCTTATCTTTTTCCTCATTCACTTTTGGTGATGActttttgtttgcattttcTTGCTGGTCTCCTAAAGTAGCAGAGGTTTCTTTACCATGCTCTACCTTCACAAGAGGGTCTGTAATATGAACAATCAGTTACAGTACTATTTTTCTGTACACATATCATTAAACTTTACATTTTGATGAACACATCTATGGCAAAAGAAATAtgaataaatgtaatttttatcttaGTCCAAACTGTTGCAAGATTGGTATCAATTGCATATCTGTAGGAACACAAGTTAACATTATATAGCCTACAATATCATACTATACAGTAAAGTGTTTTAGCATAATGGTTATGATATTAAGGTTGTTTTTGTTTACACTATTGTATGTAATTATATAGgctttttgtgaactaactcaCCTGAATCTTCTTGTGAGGTTGTGGGCTTACTTTCTATTACCTGTTGTGAAGGTTTAATAGATTTGTACTTTCCTTTCAACTGCCTTTTAAATTCTTCAGAGACATCATCAAGAATTTCTTCAAATTTAcaacaaataatgaatttgtTTTCTGCCAGGGTCACAATATGTTTGTTCCACTTTTGTTGAAAGTGTTTTGTGATGTCAGGAAAAAGTTCTTTAAATTTGACATACTCCCCTCTATCAACCAGTggaatctaaaaataaatataaaattatgtcCTTATGACCAGATAGGAATCATATAAAACAAATAGGTTTGAGCTAAGAAAAGATACCATACCATTACTACATtggttataaatatataatgtaaaaaatgtgcatatttaCCTGTAATTTACTGCATTCAATGAGTTGATCactttttttcctttttataaACTTTTTGACATCTGTAAATAAAGCAAGTGCATTTTTTAATAAGGCAGAAAACAAATATGATACATTATCAGCACCTACAATAATAACAGCAGGATGGTTGTTGTTGGCTACCATTTTGATGCTGTATTATTGTATTACCATGGAGCATaattatagctccatggtattACAGTGTATGTTAAAGTGGTGAAATATGGCTGATAAGCAAGCTGATATGCACATAGAAAACAAGTTTAGTTTCTTAGGATTTTCTGAAACAGTACATTATGATTTATAAGTTGattcaattaaaatcatttattcaCCTGATTCATCATCAAATACAACAATACCTCCTTCTTTCGTGACACTGGTAGTTGAACTTCCAAACAATTTCAAACACTTTGACATTTCATCGTTTATGTTGCattctttgttttcttttacagTGACAACAACACTGCAAGCGATAACATCTCTCTCTGTCTGATTTAAGGTGCTACTGGATTCTTCTTCTTTTTCAAGAACTACAAAGCTGCTTTCACTACCACCGTCGCTGTCACTAGCTGCTGAACTCGGTGGGCGCACTTTGCTGCTTTTCAGATCTGTAAGCCATCTTTGTAGGTCTGTAGTGATATTCTTTTTAACCTTCTCAATACTTTCTTTTGATTTAAATACAAAGCAATTCTCATCTTCAAAGTATTTAACATTATCTTCACATTGAATGCTTGGCAAATGAGACAACACATTAGCCACAACTGGATCAATTTTAGTGAAGTACACAGAGCATGTCTTTattatctgaaaataaaaacCCAAGTTATTTCGAGTAAGCTTAATCTCACCTTTATTATGATAGGCATTTCATGTTTTGGACTCCCGGTTATTAGTAATAGCCAAGTCAATTTAGGATTggttcatttaattttattttttcaattttaacagTAGCTTTTAAGAATACTATttgaatttgattttaaaaattaatataccaGGTAACCAAATAATACTatgaaaaaataacaaaatgtaccTCAAGTTTTTCAAACTTTAGTCTTGTTTCCCTGCTCATCTCTTTCATATCTATGGAACAAATAAGgaataataaaaagtaaataaagcAGACAATTAAATCACAAATTTCAAAGTATTATTTATGATAAGATAATTAGGCTCAAATTCCATGATTTCAGATACTCAGTGTGTTTATATAGACAGTAATAATTGTCCCTAGTGGGTTgaattaaataacaatatatcTATACATGGGGCATAGTTGGTGAACATACATTATGAACATAAGCAGAAAGAACAATGAATAACTAACTTTTGGAGTACATTAACCCATTTGTAGATTCAATTTGTTTAGATTTCTAATATAGCATTTTTAGATGAGTAAATTGctactacagtattacaattGATTTAGCTGAACTAAGGAGTTACTGTAGACAGGAACATCTAATAATatactacagtcaactctcccaataccagacacctttgggctgccaatatgtctggttttccagaactcattttccactgatgaatgaatgagtgaaagtctggtattcggaatttgttttttaaaggtAAAAAGGAATTCGGGACCTtttggaaagtctggtattgggagagtttctggttttcagataGTCCGGTAaagggagagttgactgtattaccTTTTGCATTGGTAAACTGCACTATAGCTATATCTCGCTTGGTTCCAACTGGATACATGAGCCATTGTAAATGATATTTTGATGGAAAGATTTGCAGAAGGTTTTCGATGGTTGCCTTATCATCATCCTTTACATCAAAGCCTGTAACAATCAATCCAGCTTCAACAGGTACACGTCGCACCTGATTctaaattttgtaataaaactTAACAGAATTAGTGACATTTATACATCTTGTGGCAGAACCACTATTTGACCGTTATTAAAAACTGCTTGGACAATTTTAGagattttgtttcatttttaaagatgCAAATATTGTTCAGTAACTGAACAATCAAAGAAAACaacaataaagaataaagaaaatatataaatacagtagtactaaacatatatatttctttttgtattttgttcacACCAAATATATTTATCAAGCCAATGGCCAGTTATTTAGCTGCTGTTCACACAGTACACTGTCACCATAACTTGATTCTATTTTTAGAATccgtatttttttaaaatcattaccAAGAATTATGTACtgcattattaaacaaataaagaacaaatataaacctgaaaattataatacagtatgaaATAATATGGAATTCTTCTTGCCTGGGACTGAAACTACTACTCTGTCTACTACTCCTCCTAATAATGTGACTTTAGAATGCTAATATCTTCATATTCAGATATTTAAAGGCTAACAACAGtactactattattttattattctttatttggtcaaatataaaaaaatacatcagaATTTCTTATATACACTGCagagataataaaaaatatacatataaaatacaaatctatataaaatcacataaaatatcaaaaagtcTACGATCCAGGTGTTCTCTCCATGAGTTAGCGTTGGACAAATTTGTTATAGATGACAATAGATTGTGGGACAAATGacttattatagtatttagtACGGTTTTGAGGTAGACAGATACGAATATTAGATGGAAGAAAAGTGTATTCCTTATGGAGGGGGTGGTCTGTTTTGGAGAGTATACGTTTTACTAAGGAGAGAACACCTGCATCATAGTTGAAATTAAGGACGAATACATCATCTCCAATAACCCTTctggtaattttatttaataattccTTATCTTTTTCATATAAACAAAGGCTCTCAGATAATTCTACAAAAAGAGCACTAAGTATGGTCGACTGGTAGAACATTATAAAagaatgaatatattattataacattaaatTTCCTAAGTTGTCTTAACAGATATAGCCGTTGTTGTCCTTTTTATAGatagatattttttaatgtagtagtactagtagttaGCCTTTATAGTACCATGATGAGCTCCTGGCCCAGGCAGCCTGCTACTAGTGCTAGAGCTCACTGTAGCACTCTCTAGCactattatataaataactGTACCATTTTTATTAGGCCCAATTATAAACAAAGAAGATATTTTACTTACTTTTTCTGGAGTAGCCATTGCTACAACCAAACAACCACCTTCGATATGAGTTGAGTAGGACACAAATTAGCTCTTTTATGATAATATTCTATCAAAATGATAACAAGATTATATGCAGGCCTTGTCAATAAAATTTCGTCGCTACTTGATAATCTGGAAATtcccaaataaaaaaaaactaagcGTCCAAGCTCTATGATTGGCTACTGGATCCAAATGAATAATCATGAATTCTGAACCAATCATAAAGGTTATAAGTGATTATATTAggaaatgacgtcatgatttaTAAACGATGAAACGCCGCTAGtgtctttaatttattttagatataaAAGCATCCAATTACATGATGCAGTTAAAAAATCCAAATTaaagtacaatattaaaaaatactgtatatagataatataattGTTATAGTAAGTAACCGATATAACACTACTACAAGGCATTATGAAAAGAAACCCAGGAAAAAAAACACATCACGGGGCCTTCTATGTAGACCCGCGTTTTTGGAAGAGTCAATGTTTATTCGAACATTTTTATTCAGTTTTACAAAGCTcagatattttcaattttatctAGTACTTACGATGATTATGCAGACTTATATGCTCATCAATAATATCTGTAAATTCTCTTTATTTTGTCTCTCATGAATTGACGTTAATTTCAGGTATCCTCACCTCGTATTGAATTAAATGACGTAATTTTATTGACGtatctttatatatatatttattaggTCTTATCGGTTCATTTACAATAATTgtctttattgttttatttcaaccatcttatttaatattattccgTTTGAATCTGACAACTTAATTTTGGGATTATTTTATACTGTAGCTGTAGAACTGTCTGGTTCTCCTGTCGTTTTGGACTCAAACACATCGTCAGTGGCGTCATTCTCTTTACTAACTTCTTCTACGATTCTTAAGTATCTACACTTCTTAAGATCTTCCCAGTCTTCATCACTCAGAGTATTGCCGGCGATGGATTGACCATTACTTCCTCCAGCAGTGGACTTTGCCATTGACCACACCCTTGCTTTTGGTTTGTAGATATAACTATTATGAATTGGAGGTAGAATCATTGGTGGAAGTTGCATCCCTAGTTTTTTCTTGTCTGTTGATGTTGGTTCCTGGTGAATTCCTAGAACACTGCTTCTTGTTGAACACGCTTTTGACCGATACGGCGTGTTTAACGAGTACACGCGGCTTACTTTCCGTTTCTTTTCGTCAGAATTCCAAAAGTTCGGTGTTTCTGTATCAGAACATACCGACTCCGCACACGTTCTGTCCaaaaaatctttaatttttcGCTGCGTTTCTTTCATGTTTTCCTCTTCTTCGACCACGATTTGCGGTTTTTCAAGTTCATTATTATAGAAAAACAATTCCGAGTCGTTTAATTCCATCTGTAGTCCTAATAAATTATCATGTCTGGTATTGGAAGAAGACCGTCCGTGTTTTCCTATTAGTGGATGTTCCTGTTCAATATGGGCTCTTAATAAAGCTCTGGAATCTAACCGAGTCTTGTGGACGTTGAGTTCTCCTCTGTTCATTGTTATCGAAGGAGGGTTTATAacaactggttcacaaaatgaTTTGTGATCAGATTTGTTTTTTAGTAAACCTTTGCGAAATTGCTT
Encoded here:
- the LOC140046629 gene encoding uncharacterized protein; its protein translation is MATPEKNQVRRVPVEAGLIVTGFDVKDDDKATIENLLQIFPSKYHLQWLMYPVGTKRDIAIVQFTNAKDMKEMSRETRLKFEKLEIIKTCSVYFTKIDPVVANVLSHLPSIQCEDNVKYFEDENCFVFKSKESIEKVKKNITTDLQRWLTDLKSSKVRPPSSAASDSDGGSESSFVVLEKEEESSSTLNQTERDVIACSVVVTVKENKECNINDEMSKCLKLFGSSTTSVTKEGGIVVFDDESDVKKFIKRKKSDQLIECSKLQIPLVDRGEYVKFKELFPDITKHFQQKWNKHIVTLAENKFIICCKFEEILDDVSEEFKRQLKGKYKSIKPSQQVIESKPTTSQEDSDPLVKVEHGKETSATLGDQQENANKKSSPKVNEEKDKKDTPTEPEKNERISKDQIDNGGHTYKKEENGKKDTSTEPEKKGRISKDQIDNGGHTHQEMEKNGKKDTPTEPEKKERISKDQIDNGGHTHQGKEGNDKKDTPTGPEKKERISKDQIDNRGHTHQGKEGNDKKDTPTEPESNNVTSDQANKRKISGSKNDKESECGTNKMDVKDDQRVKKIKTDDDEDEDLYGKDDNSSDTDGTNGQNHKTVDEKEDDEDLYKVGDNSSHRDGTNGQNHKTVDKKDDEDLYEVGDNSSHTDGTNGQNHKTVDKKDDEDLYEVGDNSSHRDGTNGQNHKTVDKKDDEDLYEVGDNSSHTDGTNGQNHKTVDKKDDEDLYEVGDNSSHTDGTNGQNHKTVDKKDDEDLYKVGDNSSHRDGTNGQNHKTVDKKDDEDLYEVGDNSSHTDGTNGQNHKTVDKKDDEDLYKVGDNSSHTDGTNGQNHKSVDPVIDEKSHGTQNGKNEAQKRGKVTADEHVTQSKGAKATSEKGNTHQSIPGSISGVDNEEVGNMQATCQESKERTSIDQIDNAGHTHQGKEENLQDAEDGKENAVSSTEFKQIILKGKGMEGEERNGQIDNACESKPGGKLHKNGDASSQNQQKKVKKQDVDRSGTHNEGDNDGHRPTDNAGQPNQGKVNGKKQGNLPSHKIQNPNIDESNANYSKEKSKANADTKNQKGDQRKPDEKRQKNIDESQQKTAKVASKKTVDRSGYLTVHNEIYQFLIKFKEKELKEIEKKYKINILWLEDKFEQNLGVVSKRGGDEENRSLGEAKFIDLYQKVHNSVQCQKVSVENKAQQDIKNALRNTRKEKRNILLLHDDDDSNVVFVGEENDVKQAKKIFKQALGIPAEERHLKIVSDQAGLSESSSDPLLSEITVGRGIKIIIKQDDITLEDAEVLVNAANGELKHNGGVAKAIAVKAGNEINKEGQEKLRSLKDHQLEVGEMLHTRGYNLKAKYVIHAVGPTYKMKQAFQALLEMTFFNCLEYADSNLEASSISIPLISSGNFGGKKQQCAKALAVSIKEFVKVDKARCLKEIRLVNIDSEATQEIMGQINAVIWSKPPTSSEVARNSTEKKIKTHQNARISLKNAVVVEGFREYESPGETKYQLAMILHKPNNGGGEIEHVKTMQNKAIVIFSEQKVARSLIGNGTSWPGSKVNLQIRSIEVGHQKEAVMLDGSQVLPIIPKVLDKLPIQYYELGDMKLLYLDNQNTTKKVETYVNAELEKWLNNQLKDEEESSLSQCVIVTNFEKFKSHETTGDKIELTLQVKNRGGGDVLKIIYPFGKCEERALAVFYQPAVASSLIEATKISNKKTGHILKISPFKVGHSEKASIFELGEVAHLLDPTLKTNIFKTLKVNGEYLRDGKLVLYNKADVDKVMEYVTDQLEQSLASYLGTATSASSSRSRGDDGVILSDVKFALPGGIAVTVRQGDITEENVDVIVNAANGQLQHGSGVARAIADKAGRQLHEEGQKKLKRRKRYLYVSEVLHTAGYNLKARYVIHAVGPRRNEYKNEDEFVDCLEKTFLNCLKYAFDLEITSIAIPLISSGIFGGNKAKCAQSLLNSILLFVKNGKHRASTINKIHLVNIDVEATSEIQDVFKKWQQSGKKTEVEECPICLDVLTEPVKKLQCGHRFCSNCIDDELKHRKVCPMCRGNVKVLKGNKTPAKKDEVEECPICFDVLTETVKKQLQCGHKFCRNCIDIALQHRNACPICGIILGVLKGNQPPGRMTVNYSPMKLPGYPRCGSIVIVYNIPNGIQTREHPNPGRYYQGTGRTAYLPDNQEGRHVAGLLQKAFDARLIFTIGTSITSGTQNAVIWNDIHHKTSMSGEPYGYPDPTYLSRVTAELAAKGIK